GCCCTCGTCAATGACATAGTGGAAGCCTTCGGGGATGCATCAGCATTTGAGGATAAGAAGCTTGAGTACGTCGAGTCCGATGAGTGTGATTTCATATTCGTGGACGGCGAACCATTATTGTTTAAAATCGAAGGAAAGATATTCCCCACAGTAAAGGGTGCTCTCAAACTGAATCCTGTGAGGCGTAAAGTTGTAGTGGACCCCGGGGCTGTGAAGTTTCTTATAAACGGGGCAGATGTGATGAGTCCTGGAATAGTTGCTGCAGACCCTTCTATAAAAGAGGGCGACCTTGTTATAATTGCAGAAGAGGCACATGGAAAGGCATTAGCTATCGGAAGGGCACTTATGCCGGGCAGGGATATGGTGGGAGGAAAAGGCAAGGCGGTCAAATCCATCCACTA
This genomic interval from Candidatus Methanoperedens sp. contains the following:
- a CDS encoding RNA-binding protein, which gives rise to MKIKSRNVLRKTDQKALVNDIVEAFGDASAFEDKKLEYVESDECDFIFVDGEPLLFKIEGKIFPTVKGALKLNPVRRKVVVDPGAVKFLINGADVMSPGIVAADPSIKEGDLVIIAEEAHGKALAIGRALMPGRDMVGGKGKAVKSIHYVGDEIWKLEQK